A window of the Butyricimonas virosa genome harbors these coding sequences:
- a CDS encoding ABC transporter permease, producing MGAVKVIINKELKVAFNSLLIYIAYTAFLCVTGFVCWFSGKNIFSSGQASLSNLFNVFYWTLFFLIPALTMKSISEERKDGTFELLFSKPIKTWQLIMGKFFAILLQVVICLALTLPYYITIASLGNVDHAVGFCGYLGLILVCGCYISIGMFASSLTPNTIVAFFITFAIEIGFVVLFEFIAELWGSGFMAALFTYLSIGEHFDAIPRGVIDTKDLIYFISVIIIFLALARHYICKNRF from the coding sequence ATGGGTGCAGTTAAAGTTATAATAAACAAAGAATTAAAAGTAGCATTTAATTCATTATTGATATACATCGCATACACGGCTTTCCTTTGTGTAACGGGATTCGTTTGCTGGTTCTCCGGGAAAAACATCTTTTCAAGCGGACAAGCCTCTCTAAGTAACCTGTTCAACGTGTTTTACTGGACGCTCTTTTTCCTAATACCGGCACTCACGATGAAAAGTATTTCAGAAGAACGCAAGGACGGAACTTTCGAACTCTTATTCTCAAAGCCGATTAAAACATGGCAGCTAATCATGGGGAAATTCTTTGCTATACTATTACAAGTAGTTATATGTCTGGCATTGACACTCCCCTACTATATCACGATTGCCTCGCTGGGTAACGTTGACCATGCCGTTGGCTTTTGCGGTTACCTGGGACTTATTCTAGTCTGTGGATGTTACATCAGTATCGGAATGTTCGCTTCATCCCTCACCCCGAACACCATCGTGGCCTTCTTTATCACGTTTGCTATTGAAATCGGATTCGTGGTTTTATTTGAATTCATTGCAGAACTATGGGGTTCCGGGTTCATGGCAGCATTATTCACGTACCTCTCCATCGGAGAACATTTTGATGCCATTCCCCGCGGAGTGATCGACACGAAAGACTTGATATACTTTATCAGCGTAATTATCATATTTTTAGCATTAGCAAGACATTATATCTGTAAAAATCGGTTTTAA
- the folE gene encoding GTP cyclohydrolase I FolE translates to MKYTELADNEEFYHKVEYYNKARTEKLSYHYKEILKLLGEDPEREGLVKTPYRVAKAMQFMTRGYTESPEEILRSALFKEDYRQMVIVKDIEIYSLCEHHMLPFIGHAHVAYIPNGYITGLSKIARVVEAFSRRLQVQERLTNDIKNCIQNTLNPLGVAVVIEAQHMCMMMRGVQKQNSVTTTSDFSGAFEKLATREEFIRLISNKFH, encoded by the coding sequence ATGAAATACACTGAATTGGCTGACAATGAAGAATTCTACCACAAAGTAGAATATTACAACAAGGCAAGAACCGAAAAATTAAGCTATCATTATAAAGAGATTCTCAAACTACTGGGAGAAGATCCCGAAAGAGAAGGATTAGTAAAGACTCCTTATCGTGTTGCCAAAGCCATGCAATTTATGACAAGAGGTTACACGGAAAGCCCGGAAGAAATACTTCGTTCCGCCCTGTTCAAAGAAGATTATCGTCAGATGGTAATCGTTAAAGATATCGAAATCTATTCTTTATGCGAACACCACATGCTTCCGTTTATAGGCCACGCACACGTAGCCTATATCCCGAACGGGTACATCACCGGGTTGAGTAAAATTGCCCGGGTGGTTGAAGCCTTTTCCCGAAGACTTCAAGTGCAAGAGAGATTGACAAATGACATAAAAAACTGTATACAAAACACACTCAATCCTCTCGGCGTTGCCGTGGTCATTGAGGCCCAACACATGTGTATGATGATGCGGGGCGTACAAAAACAAAATTCGGTAACGACCACTTCCGATTTTAGCGGGGCGTTCGAAAAACTTGCTACGCGGGAAGAGTTCATCCGACTAATTAGTAACAAATTTCATTAA
- the fabD gene encoding ACP S-malonyltransferase has product MKKAFVFPGQGAQFVGMGKDLYENSPEAKELFEKANEILGFRITDLMFEGTDEDLKQTKVTQPAIFLHSVILAKSLKEKPDMVAGHSLGEFSALVANGTLSFEDGLRLVHARALAMQKACEANPSTMAAILGLPDETVENILAEIDDVVVPANYNCPGQIVISGTTQGIATACEKLKAAGAKRALPLKVGGAFHSPLMEPARKELADAIMNTHFSQPSCPVYQNVNAQPVSDPEKIKKNLVAQLTASVRWTQTVQNMLTDGASSFLEIGPGNVLQGLIKKVSTEVETAGMQ; this is encoded by the coding sequence ATGAAAAAAGCATTTGTTTTCCCGGGCCAAGGAGCCCAATTTGTAGGTATGGGTAAGGACTTATACGAGAACTCACCCGAAGCAAAAGAGTTATTTGAAAAGGCAAATGAAATCCTGGGATTCCGCATCACGGACTTAATGTTCGAGGGAACTGACGAAGATTTAAAGCAAACCAAAGTAACTCAACCGGCGATATTCCTTCACTCGGTGATTCTTGCAAAATCATTGAAAGAAAAACCGGATATGGTAGCGGGACATTCCCTGGGAGAATTCTCGGCACTTGTTGCTAACGGGACACTTTCTTTCGAAGATGGTCTGCGTCTTGTTCACGCCAGAGCGCTTGCCATGCAAAAAGCATGCGAGGCAAATCCTTCCACGATGGCTGCCATTCTTGGATTACCGGATGAAACCGTGGAAAATATTTTAGCCGAAATTGACGATGTTGTCGTTCCGGCAAACTACAACTGCCCGGGACAAATCGTTATCTCCGGTACTACACAAGGAATCGCCACGGCTTGCGAGAAACTGAAAGCAGCCGGAGCGAAACGGGCTCTCCCGTTAAAAGTTGGAGGTGCTTTCCACTCCCCGCTGATGGAACCCGCCCGGAAAGAATTAGCTGATGCCATCATGAACACTCACTTCTCGCAACCCTCGTGTCCGGTTTACCAAAATGTAAATGCGCAACCCGTATCAGATCCGGAAAAGATCAAAAAGAACCTGGTTGCCCAGTTAACAGCATCCGTACGTTGGACGCAAACCGTACAGAACATGTTGACAGACGGGGCATCGTCTTTCCTAGAAATCGGTCCCGGAAACGTACTTCAAGGATTGATCAAAAAAGTAAGTACCGAAGTTGAAACAGCAGGAATGCAATAG
- the floA gene encoding flotillin-like protein FloA (flotillin-like protein involved in membrane lipid rafts), which translates to MESSLFFLVAVIAGGLFLLWMILYFIPIGLWFQALVSDVKISLLQLVLMRWRKVPPTVIVRAMIEGKKAGLELYRDLLEAHYLAGGHVAQVVHALVSASKANIDLTFQIATAVDLAGRDVFEAVQMSVNPKVINTPPVAAVAKDGIQLIAKARVTVRANIRQLVGGAGEETILARVGEGIVSSIGSAASHKEVLENPDSISKVVLNKGLDSGTAFEILSIDIADIDIGKNIGAELQTDQAEADLKIAQAKAEERRAMAVATEHEMKALAQEMRARVIEAEAEVPRAMAEAFRSGNLGIMDYYKMKNIEADTQMRESIAKPNDKKNNQK; encoded by the coding sequence ATGGAGAGTAGTTTGTTTTTTCTGGTAGCGGTTATCGCCGGAGGTCTTTTTTTACTTTGGATGATCCTCTACTTTATTCCGATTGGCTTGTGGTTTCAAGCGTTAGTGTCTGATGTGAAAATATCTTTGTTGCAATTGGTTTTGATGCGTTGGCGGAAAGTGCCTCCCACGGTTATCGTTCGTGCCATGATCGAGGGGAAAAAGGCCGGCTTGGAGCTTTATCGTGACTTGCTGGAGGCTCATTATCTGGCAGGGGGACACGTGGCTCAAGTGGTACATGCCTTGGTGTCTGCATCTAAAGCGAATATCGACTTGACGTTTCAAATTGCAACGGCCGTGGATCTGGCCGGTCGTGATGTGTTCGAGGCTGTACAGATGAGTGTGAACCCCAAAGTGATTAATACCCCGCCGGTGGCTGCCGTGGCTAAAGATGGTATCCAGTTGATAGCCAAAGCCCGGGTTACGGTGCGGGCTAATATTCGTCAGTTAGTCGGGGGTGCCGGGGAGGAAACCATCCTGGCCCGTGTCGGGGAAGGTATTGTTTCTTCAATCGGTTCTGCTGCCTCGCACAAGGAGGTTTTGGAGAATCCGGATTCTATTTCGAAGGTGGTGTTGAACAAGGGATTGGATTCCGGTACTGCTTTTGAGATTTTGTCTATTGATATTGCAGATATTGATATCGGTAAGAATATCGGGGCTGAATTGCAGACCGATCAGGCTGAAGCCGATTTAAAGATCGCCCAAGCGAAAGCAGAAGAACGTCGTGCTATGGCTGTTGCCACCGAGCATGAAATGAAGGCGCTTGCCCAGGAGATGCGGGCAAGAGTGATCGAGGCTGAAGCGGAAGTACCTCGTGCCATGGCAGAAGCATTCCGTAGCGGTAATTTGGGCATTATGGACTACTACAAAATGAAGAATATCGAGGCTGATACGCAAATGAGAGAATCTATTGCCAAGCCGAATGATAAGAAGAATAACCAGAAATAG
- a CDS encoding HD family phosphohydrolase codes for MSNNKTKKHRTIQYVFKISTIIIICGLIVLLLPKIEGFKYSYQKGMPWKYETLIAPLDFPLHKSAEELASDIEKIKEEQAPIFNFKETNIEAQINKLSEKINAYRTAYNGKDMDKIILKLREIYSKGILLMPEKMDPAKVKNILIVKNNIAFDEKFSNVYTLKQAYETLVQYIESLHLDKSTEEGILSLGLNNYINPNLEYDAGKTGLAIETSVKSITPTQGMVNRGDIIISKNDLVTPEKYKVLESFRIEHEQSLGSTIDRIRISVAQTVLTLIAIMSFSIFLYVSRKRLFYNNRDFFFLYSMFLLTIALGSISYFQHINILTIPVLFFPIIVNILFGTRPALYLLIGTSLLVSYYAPNNYMYFFMQISAGIVAMFSLSHLQRRSQLFIALGLIFLTYILVYGAFTLIQEGTLTPKHLFAVVFLIINTGLLSLIYPALYLVERLFGYTSEISLLEYSNPNHPALRNLTKKAPGTFQHSLMVANLAEEAIYHIGGSPLLARTGALYHDIGKTYNPIMFVENQTGGLNPHDPLDFDESAQIIIKHVTQGLELANKYKLPEVLKDFIRTHHGKSKVKYFYYSFKNKYPDKEIDESLFTYPGPDPVRKECAVVMMADGVEAASRALEIKDEENLTKLVNNLIDGLLQDGRFANADLTFKDISTVKRVFTEMLINVYHARIAYPKLQTKA; via the coding sequence ATGTCAAACAATAAAACGAAAAAACACCGTACGATTCAATACGTGTTTAAAATCAGTACGATCATCATTATCTGTGGTCTCATTGTCTTATTACTTCCTAAAATAGAAGGTTTTAAATATTCTTACCAAAAAGGAATGCCTTGGAAATACGAGACATTGATCGCACCCTTGGATTTTCCGCTGCACAAAAGTGCCGAAGAACTTGCCTCCGATATTGAAAAGATCAAAGAAGAACAAGCCCCCATTTTTAACTTCAAAGAAACAAATATTGAAGCCCAGATTAACAAACTTTCGGAAAAAATAAATGCATATCGAACCGCATACAACGGAAAAGATATGGATAAAATCATTCTAAAATTACGGGAAATTTATTCCAAAGGTATCCTGCTGATGCCGGAAAAAATGGATCCGGCTAAAGTCAAAAACATCCTTATCGTCAAGAACAACATTGCCTTCGACGAAAAATTTTCCAACGTGTACACGCTAAAGCAAGCCTACGAAACATTAGTTCAATACATCGAGAGCCTCCACCTGGACAAATCCACGGAGGAAGGAATACTCAGTTTAGGCCTGAATAATTATATCAACCCGAACCTGGAATATGATGCAGGAAAAACGGGACTCGCCATTGAAACCAGCGTGAAAAGCATCACGCCGACCCAAGGGATGGTCAACCGGGGAGATATCATCATATCCAAAAACGACCTGGTAACCCCTGAAAAATATAAAGTTTTGGAGTCTTTCCGGATAGAACACGAGCAAAGCTTAGGCTCAACCATTGACCGAATCCGGATCTCAGTAGCTCAAACCGTGTTGACCTTGATCGCCATCATGAGTTTCTCCATTTTCCTTTATGTCTCCCGGAAACGGCTATTCTACAATAACAGGGATTTCTTTTTCCTATATAGTATGTTTTTACTAACCATTGCCCTAGGAAGTATCAGCTATTTTCAACACATCAACATCCTCACGATCCCCGTTTTATTCTTCCCAATCATCGTGAACATATTATTCGGGACAAGACCGGCTCTTTATCTATTGATCGGTACAAGCTTACTGGTTTCCTATTACGCTCCCAACAATTATATGTACTTCTTCATGCAAATATCAGCCGGGATCGTAGCCATGTTTAGCCTCTCACACCTGCAACGCCGTTCTCAACTATTTATTGCACTAGGTCTGATATTCTTAACTTATATATTGGTCTATGGGGCTTTCACGCTCATACAAGAGGGAACTCTCACACCAAAACATCTGTTCGCTGTCGTGTTCCTCATAATAAATACTGGCTTGTTAAGCTTAATTTATCCCGCCCTTTACTTGGTAGAACGCCTCTTCGGGTACACGTCTGAAATCAGTTTACTGGAATACTCTAACCCGAATCATCCGGCCTTACGCAACCTGACGAAAAAAGCCCCGGGAACATTCCAACACTCCCTAATGGTTGCCAACCTGGCGGAAGAGGCAATTTATCACATCGGAGGTAGCCCGCTTTTAGCCCGTACCGGGGCATTGTACCACGACATCGGGAAAACATACAATCCAATCATGTTCGTGGAGAATCAAACCGGGGGGTTAAACCCACACGATCCCTTGGACTTTGACGAAAGTGCCCAGATCATTATCAAACACGTGACACAAGGCTTGGAACTTGCCAATAAATACAAATTACCGGAAGTCCTCAAAGACTTTATCCGCACACACCATGGTAAAAGTAAAGTAAAATACTTCTACTACTCATTCAAAAACAAATACCCGGACAAGGAAATAGATGAATCCCTATTCACTTATCCTGGTCCGGACCCCGTAAGAAAAGAGTGTGCCGTAGTCATGATGGCCGATGGAGTGGAAGCAGCCTCCCGGGCTCTGGAAATAAAGGATGAAGAAAACCTAACCAAACTGGTGAATAACTTGATTGACGGCCTTCTTCAAGATGGACGATTCGCTAACGCAGACTTGACATTCAAGGACATTTCCACGGTGAAACGAGTATTTACAGAAATGCTCATAAACGTGTACCATGCCCGTATTGCGTACCCGAAATTACAAACCAAAGCATAA
- the dapA gene encoding 4-hydroxy-tetrahydrodipicolinate synthase — MKKFSGVGVALVTPFDETGRVDEHSLRNLVNYVIDGGVDYLVALGTTSEAATMTADERAFVVQVIAEENAGRLPIVLGIGGNNTAQVIHDLATLSYLRLGDAILSVTPYYNKPSQQGLYNHFKAIAEHAPLPVILYNVPGRTSVNMTAAITLKLARDFENIIAIKEASGNFEQATAIISGMPENFIFLSGDDGIALPLVSIGASGVISVIANVMPSEFSTMLHLALEGEYGEARQIHLQLGEMFKALFEEGNPAGIKAALHTRGVIACQKLRSPLCEVSETLYQKIKRLGE; from the coding sequence ATGAAAAAGTTTTCGGGAGTAGGGGTCGCTTTAGTGACTCCGTTTGACGAAACAGGACGTGTGGATGAACATTCTTTGAGGAATCTGGTGAATTATGTGATTGATGGTGGGGTCGATTATCTGGTAGCTTTGGGAACGACGTCTGAGGCGGCAACGATGACAGCGGACGAAAGAGCTTTTGTCGTGCAAGTCATTGCCGAAGAGAATGCCGGACGTTTACCGATTGTTTTGGGAATCGGGGGAAATAATACGGCTCAAGTGATCCATGATCTTGCCACGCTGTCTTATCTGCGGTTGGGAGATGCCATTCTGAGTGTAACCCCGTATTATAATAAACCTTCTCAACAAGGGTTGTATAATCATTTTAAGGCGATAGCCGAGCATGCACCTCTTCCCGTGATTCTGTATAATGTTCCGGGGCGTACGTCCGTGAATATGACTGCGGCGATAACCTTGAAGTTAGCTCGTGATTTTGAGAATATCATCGCCATTAAAGAGGCTTCCGGGAATTTTGAACAGGCTACGGCAATCATTTCCGGAATGCCGGAGAACTTTATCTTTCTGTCGGGAGATGATGGTATTGCCTTACCGTTAGTATCTATAGGGGCCAGTGGTGTTATTTCGGTGATTGCAAACGTGATGCCTAGTGAATTCTCTACGATGCTACATTTAGCATTGGAAGGCGAGTATGGGGAGGCTCGGCAGATTCATTTGCAGTTGGGTGAGATGTTTAAAGCTCTCTTTGAAGAGGGAAATCCTGCGGGAATAAAAGCAGCGCTACATACCAGAGGCGTGATTGCCTGCCAGAAGTTAAGATCTCCGTTATGCGAGGTGAGCGAGACCTTGTATCAAAAAATAAAACGATTAGGTGAATAA
- a CDS encoding LacI family DNA-binding transcriptional regulator yields MTQKPITIKDIAEKLNISVSTVSRALKDNHEISAQTRKTVQELAKQLGYKPNPIAVALKTHKSHSIGVIVPQIVSTFFATVVKTIEEVADGHGYNVLVISSNESFQKEQKSVEVLMANRADGIILALSHETKDYEHIKMIQESGTPIVLFDRTTNELNVSRVVTDGVTAAFQAVQHLVSEGCKKIALLCGPENVAIGGNRMEGYEKAMEANHLPAKTELIWHCSDFTVEAGKEATRQLLSRQERPDAIFGITDDLAIGAIEAIKEKGLNIPEDIAVVGFSNTKRSRYMNPTVSSINQFPEKIGRAAAELLFDQILNSKHAQIKKEIINCELIVRESSDRLCKTR; encoded by the coding sequence ATGACACAAAAACCAATAACCATCAAAGACATTGCAGAGAAATTAAATATATCCGTGTCTACCGTCTCCCGTGCGCTAAAAGACAATCATGAAATCAGCGCACAAACACGTAAAACCGTGCAGGAACTGGCGAAACAACTCGGTTACAAACCCAATCCTATCGCTGTAGCCCTGAAAACCCATAAAAGTCATTCGATCGGAGTTATTGTTCCCCAGATCGTGAGTACTTTTTTTGCCACAGTCGTGAAAACGATTGAGGAAGTAGCAGACGGTCACGGCTACAACGTTTTAGTCATATCCTCGAACGAAAGTTTCCAAAAAGAACAAAAAAGCGTGGAAGTACTCATGGCCAACCGGGCAGATGGAATTATCCTTGCCTTATCACACGAGACAAAAGACTATGAACACATTAAAATGATACAGGAATCCGGAACACCTATCGTGCTGTTCGACCGCACCACAAACGAACTCAACGTGTCACGGGTCGTAACGGATGGTGTCACCGCTGCATTCCAAGCCGTTCAACACCTCGTTTCCGAAGGTTGCAAAAAAATAGCTTTACTATGCGGTCCCGAAAACGTTGCCATCGGTGGCAATCGCATGGAGGGGTACGAAAAAGCCATGGAAGCCAACCATCTTCCGGCTAAAACAGAACTTATTTGGCACTGCTCCGACTTCACAGTAGAAGCGGGAAAAGAAGCAACACGCCAACTACTCTCCCGGCAAGAGAGGCCGGATGCCATATTCGGAATCACGGATGACCTGGCAATCGGGGCGATCGAAGCCATTAAAGAAAAAGGACTTAATATCCCGGAAGACATCGCTGTTGTCGGTTTTTCCAACACGAAACGCTCACGCTACATGAATCCGACAGTAAGTTCCATCAACCAGTTCCCGGAAAAAATCGGACGGGCTGCGGCAGAACTTCTGTTTGATCAAATACTGAACAGCAAACACGCACAGATAAAAAAAGAAATCATTAACTGTGAACTGATCGTTAGAGAATCTTCGGACAGACTATGTAAAACTCGATAA
- a CDS encoding TlpA family protein disulfide reductase: protein MRTYKYLLVFFSFMALAVNVQAETKRDSIQQVKDMDRYVFRDTLDRECKFGDLKGNYIFLEIWSMSCGPCLRQIPYFEKLSQKYKERPIRFISICVENNISLWKKFLKQKNINGVHWITPILSPFLKENGFMAVPRFVLLDKDGQILWSRAKQPSDPELKKDLDQLFD, encoded by the coding sequence ATGAGAACATATAAATATTTACTGGTGTTTTTCTCTTTTATGGCCTTGGCTGTGAATGTACAGGCAGAAACAAAACGAGATTCGATACAACAAGTGAAGGATATGGATCGGTATGTATTCCGGGATACATTGGATAGAGAGTGTAAATTCGGAGATTTGAAAGGGAATTATATATTTTTGGAAATATGGTCTATGAGTTGTGGCCCTTGCCTGCGACAGATACCTTATTTTGAGAAATTATCCCAGAAATATAAGGAGCGGCCAATACGTTTTATTTCTATTTGCGTGGAGAATAATATCTCTTTATGGAAAAAGTTCCTGAAACAAAAGAATATAAACGGTGTTCATTGGATAACTCCTATTTTATCACCTTTTCTGAAAGAGAATGGTTTTATGGCAGTACCTCGATTTGTTCTTTTGGATAAAGATGGGCAAATATTGTGGAGTAGAGCGAAACAACCTTCAGATCCGGAGTTGAAGAAAGATTTGGATCAATTGTTTGACTAA
- a CDS encoding ATP-binding cassette domain-containing protein: MDVVVENLTKFFENQKAVDSISFKAKRGEILGFLGPNGAGKTTTMKIMAGLLTPDFGNITFGDYSIWKQAGKIKSIIGYLPERNPLYDEMNVIDFLFFISKLHNIPKYKITSRVLDMIRLCGLDNDKHKQIGELSKGYRQRVGIAQALIHDPEVVILDEPTTGLDPNQIFGIRKIIKEIGEEKTVILSSHILSEIETTCDQVMIMSNGKIVANGTTSELRRKSDAEYCLKIGIKGGATTNIHEALNDLPGVLHIEIIHKQNFELQCKPDVEIEKSIFNLCQENNWYISELTPVQTRLEDIFRKVTQNE; this comes from the coding sequence ATGGATGTAGTTGTGGAAAATCTGACGAAATTTTTCGAAAATCAGAAAGCCGTGGATTCAATTTCTTTTAAAGCAAAAAGAGGTGAAATCCTTGGATTCCTAGGACCTAACGGTGCGGGTAAAACAACCACGATGAAAATCATGGCAGGGCTACTGACTCCGGATTTCGGAAATATCACATTCGGGGACTATTCGATTTGGAAACAGGCTGGTAAAATAAAAAGCATCATCGGTTACCTCCCAGAACGTAACCCTTTATATGACGAAATGAACGTGATTGATTTTCTATTTTTTATTTCAAAACTCCACAACATTCCTAAATACAAAATCACGTCACGTGTTTTGGATATGATTCGTTTATGCGGGTTAGACAACGATAAGCACAAACAGATCGGCGAATTATCCAAGGGATACCGCCAACGGGTAGGAATTGCTCAGGCATTAATTCACGACCCGGAAGTGGTCATTCTCGATGAACCAACAACAGGACTTGACCCCAACCAGATTTTCGGAATCCGTAAAATCATCAAAGAAATTGGGGAAGAAAAAACAGTTATTTTAAGTTCCCACATTCTTTCTGAAATCGAAACAACTTGCGATCAAGTGATGATCATGAGTAACGGGAAAATCGTTGCCAATGGCACGACATCCGAACTTCGTCGCAAATCCGATGCTGAATATTGCCTGAAAATAGGCATCAAGGGTGGGGCAACAACCAACATTCACGAGGCACTGAACGACCTGCCGGGAGTACTCCACATCGAGATTATTCATAAACAAAATTTCGAACTCCAATGTAAACCCGATGTAGAAATCGAAAAGTCAATCTTTAACCTTTGCCAAGAAAACAACTGGTACATCAGCGAGTTAACTCCCGTACAAACCAGATTGGAAGATATATTTCGTAAAGTTACACAAAATGAATAA
- a CDS encoding GldG family protein, whose protein sequence is MKKKLIYNPTYLILSLIAVNIISYFLFIRIDLTSNKKYSLSPVSKTMIKKIDKDISVTLFMSEGLTPDKIKLGREFRHLLKEYKTISNKAFTISTIIPNNSDKEALAEQLGIEPMAQEIAERDMVKIQKVYFGAVIQIGNKKETINILPTTALEYEVTRRLKEACDTTKPTIGFLRGHNEMLRQKTQLIEHELSHSAKIESMRIDQFTDLNDYKVICIVGPKESFSKEELVRLGQYLEQGGRLYIALNHAVGQISYSQNNGFINRVGIEDMLEEFGLKINYDFVVDNYCGRILVTQDQGFLQLQSDRHFPYIPIIQNFSSHVITKGLNAMLLQFASSITNVKTTSAYTFTPLAKSSSISGVQKVPVFFDIYKTWTRKHDFNQPYNTVAALLNNEDNNSAIVVITDADFMEDKFFDPFYISNINFAVNSIEWLADDSGLIKLRNKYIENQSLKVVSDSYRRFLKYTNFFLPIVLVLLIGLYQYREYKRKRLRRSQPGHID, encoded by the coding sequence ATGAAAAAGAAATTGATATACAATCCGACCTACCTGATTTTATCACTGATAGCGGTAAATATTATTTCCTATTTCCTATTTATCAGGATCGACCTCACGAGTAACAAAAAATATTCTTTAAGCCCTGTCAGCAAAACGATGATCAAAAAAATAGACAAGGATATTTCCGTTACCCTATTTATGTCCGAAGGCCTCACGCCCGACAAAATAAAACTCGGACGGGAATTCCGACACTTGCTGAAAGAGTATAAGACAATCAGTAACAAAGCATTCACCATAAGCACGATCATTCCGAACAACAGTGACAAGGAAGCTCTAGCTGAACAACTAGGGATAGAACCTATGGCCCAGGAAATAGCCGAGAGAGACATGGTGAAAATTCAAAAAGTATACTTTGGAGCCGTCATCCAGATTGGCAACAAAAAAGAGACAATAAATATTCTCCCGACCACAGCATTAGAATACGAGGTTACCCGCCGTTTAAAAGAAGCTTGCGACACGACCAAACCGACTATTGGTTTCTTACGTGGACATAACGAAATGTTGAGACAAAAAACTCAATTAATCGAGCATGAACTATCTCATAGTGCCAAGATTGAATCCATGCGCATAGACCAGTTTACAGATCTGAATGACTACAAAGTAATCTGTATCGTGGGACCGAAAGAATCATTCAGCAAGGAAGAACTTGTTCGATTGGGACAATACCTAGAACAAGGGGGAAGACTCTATATTGCTTTGAATCATGCGGTCGGGCAAATCAGTTACAGCCAGAATAACGGTTTCATCAACCGGGTCGGCATAGAAGATATGCTGGAAGAATTCGGGCTAAAAATCAACTATGATTTCGTCGTGGATAATTATTGCGGACGCATATTGGTCACGCAGGATCAAGGATTTCTACAACTCCAGAGTGACCGCCATTTCCCATATATACCTATCATCCAGAACTTCAGTTCTCACGTAATCACGAAAGGACTGAATGCCATGCTATTACAATTTGCCAGTAGTATCACGAATGTAAAGACGACCTCCGCCTACACGTTCACCCCGTTGGCAAAATCATCTTCCATTTCAGGCGTGCAAAAAGTTCCGGTATTCTTCGATATTTATAAAACTTGGACAAGAAAACACGACTTTAATCAACCCTATAATACTGTAGCCGCATTATTAAACAACGAAGATAACAACAGTGCTATTGTTGTCATCACGGATGCCGATTTCATGGAAGACAAATTCTTTGACCCGTTCTATATCAGCAATATCAATTTTGCAGTAAACTCCATTGAATGGCTGGCGGACGATTCCGGATTAATTAAATTGAGAAACAAGTATATCGAGAATCAGTCACTAAAAGTCGTAAGCGATTCCTACAGGAGATTTTTAAAATATACCAACTTTTTCCTGCCTATCGTACTGGTATTACTTATCGGATTATATCAATACAGAGAATACAAAAGAAAACGGTTGAGACGCTCTCAACCGGGTCATATCGATTAG
- a CDS encoding DUF6913 domain-containing protein: MFKCIAEGFKKRHLKKMVVKDERVLSFYNLDTAKKCIVFWVTDDVPVFSVNRVREALAKHMDVCLLAFIRQPKLNSEQIQDAIYLDSSGISYRGGFRDPRVQEVLNRKEGLLINLSLKPDVWGDYIVESAKTSCKIGYSTGHDIDFDGVRDIDDFMDRLFKLLTKINTY, encoded by the coding sequence ATGTTTAAGTGTATTGCAGAAGGATTTAAAAAGCGCCATCTAAAGAAAATGGTGGTAAAAGATGAACGAGTGTTGTCATTTTATAATTTAGATACAGCTAAAAAATGTATCGTGTTTTGGGTGACTGATGATGTTCCGGTGTTCTCTGTTAATAGGGTGCGGGAGGCTCTGGCCAAACATATGGACGTTTGTTTGCTTGCTTTTATCCGGCAGCCTAAATTGAACTCGGAACAAATACAGGATGCTATTTACTTGGATAGCTCTGGAATTTCTTACAGGGGGGGATTTCGTGATCCTCGGGTGCAGGAAGTACTGAACAGAAAGGAGGGACTGTTGATTAATTTGTCGTTGAAACCGGACGTGTGGGGGGATTATATCGTGGAGTCGGCCAAGACGTCTTGTAAGATTGGTTACAGTACTGGGCACGATATTGATTTTGATGGGGTGAGGGATATAGATGATTTTATGGATCGGTTGTTTAAATTATTAACTAAGATAAATACGTATTGA